From Spirosoma aerolatum, one genomic window encodes:
- the pyk gene encoding pyruvate kinase yields the protein MSKKTKIVATIGPASETKEQLLALAKAGVNVFRLNFSHGTHEDHLMRLNRIREINQEYNLNLCVLQDLQGPKIRIGNVENKDGVMIVPGQELVFTNDDIMGTAERVSTPYKDMYKDVHPGERILMDDGKLEVRVLRTEGTDVVTEVVYGGPMKSKKGVNLPNTKVSMPAVTDKDWADLKFGLEHEVEWIALSFVREASEILEIKEYIKSQGKKCRVIAKIEKPEAIQNIDSIVAATDGLMVARGDLGVELPAEEVPMIQKMLVEKCNKAAKPVIVATQMLESMIDAPRPTRAEINDIANSVLDGADAVMLSAETASGKYPILAVESMANTIRQVEATSDKIYYRYHAHVNEEPTDNVLNDNVVMSACRLARDTKAKAIIGITNSGYTAVRISHHRPKADLYVFSNDAQLRNTLGLYWGVQVMPYEPDLDLTVDQTVEGIKQTLIGQGKLQSGDIFINTLSMPLTQSRRTNTVKLSMVD from the coding sequence ATGTCTAAGAAAACCAAAATTGTGGCCACCATTGGCCCGGCTTCCGAAACCAAAGAGCAGTTGCTGGCATTAGCCAAAGCCGGGGTAAATGTGTTCCGACTCAATTTCTCCCACGGTACGCATGAAGACCACCTAATGCGGCTGAACCGTATTCGCGAAATCAACCAGGAGTACAACCTGAACCTCTGTGTTCTTCAGGATTTACAAGGTCCGAAAATCCGAATCGGTAACGTGGAGAATAAAGATGGCGTCATGATTGTACCCGGTCAGGAGCTGGTCTTTACCAACGACGATATTATGGGGACGGCCGAACGCGTCAGTACACCTTATAAAGATATGTATAAGGATGTTCATCCCGGCGAGCGTATCCTTATGGACGATGGCAAGCTGGAGGTTCGCGTCCTGCGCACCGAAGGAACCGACGTAGTTACAGAAGTAGTATACGGAGGTCCAATGAAATCCAAAAAAGGGGTGAACCTGCCGAATACCAAAGTGTCGATGCCTGCCGTTACCGACAAAGACTGGGCTGATCTAAAATTTGGCCTTGAGCATGAGGTTGAGTGGATTGCGCTCTCTTTTGTGCGGGAAGCCTCTGAAATTCTGGAGATTAAAGAATACATCAAATCGCAGGGTAAGAAATGCCGGGTTATCGCTAAGATTGAAAAGCCCGAAGCCATTCAGAACATCGACTCCATTGTGGCTGCTACGGATGGTCTGATGGTTGCCCGTGGTGATCTGGGGGTTGAGCTACCCGCCGAAGAGGTGCCAATGATTCAGAAAATGCTGGTTGAGAAGTGTAACAAGGCGGCCAAACCCGTTATTGTGGCTACGCAGATGCTCGAAAGCATGATCGATGCCCCACGGCCAACCCGCGCCGAAATTAACGACATTGCCAACTCAGTACTGGATGGCGCCGATGCCGTTATGCTCAGCGCTGAAACGGCATCCGGCAAATATCCTATACTGGCGGTTGAAAGTATGGCTAACACCATCCGACAGGTAGAAGCTACCTCCGACAAAATTTACTATCGCTACCATGCGCACGTCAACGAGGAGCCTACCGATAATGTCCTGAACGACAATGTGGTTATGAGCGCCTGCCGACTGGCCCGCGATACCAAAGCCAAGGCCATTATTGGTATTACCAACTCAGGCTATACGGCTGTACGGATCTCGCACCACCGTCCCAAAGCGGATTTATATGTGTTTTCGAATGATGCTCAGTTACGGAACACGCTAGGGTTGTACTGGGGAGTTCAGGTTATGCCGTATGAACCCGATCTGGACCTGACGGTCGATCAAACGGTGGAAGGTATCAAACAAACACTGATTGGACAGGGAAAACTGCAATCAGGTGATATTTTTATCAATACCCTCAGCATGCCGTTAACCCAGTCTCGCCGGACCAATACGGTCAAATTAAGCATGGTCGATTAA
- a CDS encoding alginate lyase family protein, whose product MTSINLPVLEALEPALPVHTVHRIGIIWRTIRHLSAGQIIHQIRHRLRGPARLTFSSRLCKGYFLHVPDADKPVLWQSGSFTFLNQSVSFLPWINWNFNQLGKLWTYHLNYFDFLNQPHISENGGLRMIRDFIAQILWLKDGLESYPMSIRIVNWIYFLSRHQIQDDTINRHLFAQAALLNRRLEYHLGGNHVIENGFALLTAGLYFRHTHWITKAERLLRKELSRQILPDGGHDERSPIYHQLLLNRLLDTLTVLQADTWYNNLGLRLFLTQIASQMLAWLNAVTFRNGDVPMVNDSAEDMAPSTPQLYAKAKTVLPGFVRQEAVLRESGYRMFRQSRYELIANVGAIGDAHRSGHAHADTFSCILYVDNKPVLIDAGTSTYEAGAQRCWERSTVAHNTVTINDRNSSEVWASFRVGRRARVSLQVDSATELSARHDGYKIINVLHQRTWALAPDRILITDSLLNIHTQTTIEQRGVARFHFHPAIALQLAGDTIQADSIKINVKSDTKPTYRVSTFSSAEGFNRLSPGQCLEISFTGRLETSFLLSG is encoded by the coding sequence ATGACGTCAATAAATCTACCTGTTTTGGAAGCTCTGGAGCCAGCCTTACCTGTTCATACAGTACATCGTATTGGGATAATCTGGCGGACGATACGACACTTATCGGCCGGGCAGATTATACATCAGATACGGCATCGATTAAGAGGGCCAGCCAGATTAACGTTCTCCAGCCGGCTTTGCAAAGGCTATTTCCTGCATGTACCAGATGCCGATAAGCCTGTATTATGGCAGTCGGGATCATTTACATTTTTGAACCAATCCGTTTCGTTTCTACCGTGGATAAACTGGAATTTTAACCAGTTAGGTAAACTTTGGACGTATCATCTCAACTACTTCGATTTTCTGAATCAGCCGCATATAAGCGAGAATGGCGGTCTGAGGATGATACGTGATTTTATAGCCCAGATACTCTGGCTAAAAGATGGGTTGGAGTCTTATCCAATGTCGATACGGATTGTAAACTGGATTTACTTTCTAAGCAGGCACCAGATTCAGGATGATACTATTAACAGACACTTGTTTGCGCAGGCGGCCCTACTTAATCGACGGTTAGAGTATCATCTGGGAGGCAATCATGTGATCGAAAATGGGTTTGCCTTACTGACGGCGGGCTTATATTTTCGGCATACCCATTGGATTACGAAAGCGGAAAGGCTGCTCAGAAAGGAACTCTCCAGACAAATTTTGCCGGATGGCGGACACGACGAGCGCAGCCCTATTTACCATCAGCTATTGCTCAACCGATTACTCGACACGTTAACGGTTTTACAAGCAGATACCTGGTATAATAACCTCGGTCTCAGGCTGTTCCTAACGCAGATCGCATCCCAAATGCTGGCTTGGTTAAACGCTGTAACATTTCGTAATGGCGACGTTCCTATGGTGAATGATAGTGCCGAAGATATGGCACCTTCAACACCACAACTGTATGCGAAAGCCAAAACGGTTCTACCTGGCTTTGTTCGGCAGGAAGCAGTACTCCGAGAGAGTGGCTATCGTATGTTTCGACAAAGCAGATACGAGCTTATTGCAAACGTAGGTGCCATTGGCGATGCCCATCGGTCGGGCCACGCCCATGCCGACACGTTCTCATGTATCTTATATGTCGACAATAAGCCTGTACTTATCGATGCGGGCACGTCGACCTATGAGGCTGGCGCCCAACGTTGCTGGGAGCGAAGTACGGTAGCCCATAATACGGTAACGATTAATGATCGAAATTCCTCCGAAGTGTGGGCAAGCTTTCGCGTTGGGCGCCGGGCGAGGGTGAGTCTGCAAGTCGATTCGGCCACTGAGTTGTCTGCCCGTCACGATGGCTATAAGATTATTAACGTACTTCATCAACGAACCTGGGCGCTGGCACCTGACCGGATTCTGATTACGGATTCGTTACTGAACATACATACTCAAACTACAATCGAACAGCGAGGAGTTGCACGTTTCCATTTTCACCCGGCCATTGCCTTGCAACTGGCAGGAGATACCATTCAGGCCGATTCGATAAAAATAAACGTAAAATCCGATACCAAACCGACGTATCGCGTCTCAACGTTTTCTAGTGCTGAAGGCTTCAATCGCCTTAGTCCGGGCCAGTGCCTTGAAATAAGCTTTACAGGCAGGCTGGAAACATCTTTTCTGCTCAGTGGATGA
- a CDS encoding thioredoxin family protein: MKKVFWLLALLLVGFSSLPTQAGSHPTRTNRTGNHSIAPKNDAEGIQFTETSWKEVLKKAKAEKKVIFLDAYASWCGPCKMLQKNVFTKKAVGDFYNSKFINVKMDMEKGEGPALSQVYPLEAYPTLLFIDGNGKVLKKVLGYQSPEDLIAIGKSVKSASM; encoded by the coding sequence ATGAAAAAAGTTTTTTGGCTACTTGCGCTATTACTGGTAGGATTTTCTTCTTTACCAACTCAGGCTGGATCGCATCCGACCCGTACTAACCGAACTGGCAACCACAGCATTGCTCCTAAAAACGACGCAGAAGGTATTCAGTTTACAGAAACCTCCTGGAAAGAAGTGCTGAAAAAAGCCAAGGCTGAAAAAAAGGTAATCTTTCTGGATGCCTACGCGAGCTGGTGTGGCCCCTGTAAGATGTTGCAGAAGAACGTGTTCACCAAAAAAGCGGTAGGAGACTTCTACAACAGCAAGTTCATCAATGTGAAAATGGACATGGAAAAAGGGGAAGGCCCTGCTCTGTCGCAGGTGTATCCGCTCGAAGCCTATCCAACGCTGCTGTTTATCGATGGCAATGGTAAAGTGCTGAAAAAGGTATTAGGCTACCAATCACCTGAAGATCTGATTGCGATCGGTAAGAGTGTAAAATCGGCATCCATGTAG
- a CDS encoding transglutaminase family protein — protein MNYRVFHKTQYDYSENVNNYHGLACVMPKNIGYQTCHDFSLAIYPTPDEIDSRIDFYGNTTHYFSIYKPHNKLVIIAKSTLQTHAGNPTRSSLTNGAVRKRLQTDRTLRNELLDYMLPSPFVHWDDEIRQFGVDCFNDQASFYDSARLLCQKIYRDFTYVPGFTTIYTPLKTVLREKKGVCQDFSHLTIACLRSLGFAARYVSGYLETQPLPGEPKLQGSDATHAWVSVYVPEIGWCDFDPTNDMIPQERHITTAWGRDFGDVSPLKGIIFSTGRHTFQVEVDVLPI, from the coding sequence ATGAATTATAGAGTATTCCATAAAACCCAATACGATTACAGCGAAAACGTGAATAATTACCATGGATTGGCGTGCGTGATGCCGAAAAATATAGGCTATCAGACCTGCCATGATTTCTCACTGGCCATTTACCCCACTCCTGACGAGATTGATTCACGAATCGATTTTTATGGCAATACCACGCATTATTTTTCGATCTATAAGCCGCATAACAAACTCGTTATTATTGCGAAAAGTACGCTTCAAACGCACGCTGGAAACCCCACCCGTTCGTCGCTAACCAATGGAGCAGTACGAAAAAGACTACAAACCGATCGGACACTCCGCAATGAGTTGCTGGACTATATGCTTCCCAGTCCCTTTGTTCATTGGGACGACGAAATCAGGCAGTTCGGTGTCGACTGTTTTAACGATCAGGCGTCCTTTTATGACAGCGCCCGGCTTCTTTGTCAGAAAATTTATCGCGACTTTACCTACGTGCCCGGCTTTACGACCATTTATACACCTTTGAAAACCGTACTGCGCGAAAAAAAAGGGGTCTGTCAGGACTTTTCGCATCTGACCATTGCCTGCCTGCGTAGTTTAGGGTTTGCGGCCCGATACGTTAGCGGCTATCTGGAAACGCAACCGCTACCCGGTGAACCCAAGCTACAGGGATCCGACGCTACTCATGCCTGGGTATCGGTTTATGTCCCTGAGATTGGCTGGTGTGATTTCGATCCAACCAATGACATGATTCCGCAGGAGCGGCACATCACCACCGCCTGGGGGCGTGATTTCGGAGATGTTTCACCACTAAAAGGAATCATTTTCAGTACAGGCAGGCATACATTCCAGGTGGAAGTCGATGTTTTGCCGATCTGA
- the yihA gene encoding ribosome biogenesis GTP-binding protein YihA/YsxC, whose amino-acid sequence MPVKQAEFFVSNSDPAKCPSPDRPEYAFIGRSNVGKSSLINMLTGRSGLAKISGKPGKTQLINHFIIDNEWYLVDLPGYGYAQVSKTEREKFAALITGYLTTRPNLLCIFVLVDSRIEPQKIDLDFMENLGDRGLPFVVVFTKTEKLGPMKLQATLDTYRAKLLESWEEAPTFFVTSAMTGAGREDILSFIRPLNEDYVKEQKNERKKRNAGPLRKTGN is encoded by the coding sequence ATGCCTGTTAAGCAAGCCGAATTTTTTGTCAGTAACTCCGACCCCGCGAAATGCCCTAGTCCTGATCGGCCTGAATATGCCTTTATTGGCCGTTCCAATGTTGGCAAATCATCGCTGATCAATATGCTGACGGGCCGCTCGGGCTTGGCCAAAATTTCGGGCAAACCGGGCAAGACCCAGTTGATCAATCACTTTATCATTGACAATGAATGGTATCTGGTCGATTTGCCGGGTTACGGATATGCCCAGGTTAGTAAAACCGAACGGGAAAAGTTTGCGGCACTCATCACCGGCTATCTGACCACAAGACCCAATTTACTTTGCATTTTTGTTCTGGTTGACTCCCGAATTGAACCGCAGAAAATAGACCTCGATTTTATGGAAAATCTGGGTGATCGCGGTCTTCCTTTCGTTGTCGTTTTTACGAAAACGGAGAAGCTGGGACCTATGAAGTTACAGGCTACTCTCGACACATACCGGGCAAAGTTGCTGGAAAGCTGGGAGGAAGCCCCCACGTTTTTTGTAACATCGGCCATGACTGGAGCCGGGCGTGAAGATATTCTTTCGTTTATTCGACCCCTGAACGAAGACTATGTAAAAGAGCAAAAGAATGAACGAAAGAAGCGAAACGCCGGGCCTCTACGAAAAACAGGCAACTAG
- a CDS encoding circularly permuted type 2 ATP-grasp protein — protein MVSESVSSLLDLYRTKLNTYDEVLGSNGTIKRHWQKLFSSLEKIGPDELANRSQEIKNKIRENGVTYNIYQHPDGLNSPWKLDLIPFLIEQREWQAISKGLQQRAILLDLILRDMYGERKMLKDRVLPAELIYTNTGFFRSCYDVKLPTQNQLVMYAADMARGPDGRMWVVDNRTQAPSGSGYALENRAIISKIMPELARDMYVGRLSPFFTQAQQSIFKVFREKSDYLNVVYLTPGPNNETYFEQAYLASYLGYTLVQGDDLVVKNGCVWVKAIDGLQRVDIIIRRIDDEWCDPLELRIDSKLGVPGLLQVIRNGNVMVINPPGTSAVENSAFNAFMPSLCRYFLGEELILPSVATWWCGQPKELQNTLDHLDSLIIKKANRKQVFRSVYGKELAKEQLHQLREQILQNPTEYVAQEEVNFSTTPTFVDGQIEPRYAAIRAFLTATPNGYQVMDGGLTRSSALKGKFTFSNQYGSVSKDTWIISDEAEVVRERVKLPGFVYHQTQASLPSRSAENLYWAARYSERSMNATTFLMFTLNALSLQRNFGNLNKTQHIEILLKTVSNLIQIQPCFSEENKDDFKNPFPIIADSIANSNKNGTVTSSVNSFLRAMMAVRERWNNVTWRTIDVIEHINQKLQQIQASHNPNDIQNTLNSLQSNLFTFYGIVNESIPRNNGYYLFETGKLIERILSKITILQSIFSNKTEPIIESELLEVVLMNHFALSHYRSIYKTNFEKEYVLDMILLDRQIPSSLAYLLDSLDYSISQLPQASERLSKSRKAILEAVTQIKLIDVSDIATVEPSTQAYEKLSTILSQVYGLIADVSSYTANQYFNHTATQHSITETIVDIVNEL, from the coding sequence ATGGTTTCAGAATCTGTCAGTAGTCTACTCGACCTATACCGCACAAAGCTGAACACCTACGACGAAGTATTGGGCAGCAATGGGACAATCAAGCGTCATTGGCAGAAACTCTTTTCGTCACTGGAAAAAATCGGCCCCGACGAGTTGGCGAACCGTTCGCAGGAGATAAAAAATAAGATTCGTGAGAACGGCGTCACCTACAATATATACCAGCATCCCGATGGTCTCAATAGTCCCTGGAAATTAGATTTAATCCCATTCTTAATTGAACAGCGGGAGTGGCAGGCGATCTCGAAAGGGTTACAGCAACGGGCTATCCTACTCGATTTGATTCTACGGGATATGTACGGTGAGCGGAAGATGCTGAAAGATCGGGTATTGCCCGCCGAATTGATTTATACAAACACTGGTTTTTTTCGCTCCTGCTACGATGTAAAACTACCGACCCAGAATCAGTTGGTCATGTATGCCGCCGATATGGCTCGCGGCCCTGATGGGCGAATGTGGGTAGTTGACAATCGAACACAGGCCCCATCGGGCTCAGGCTACGCGCTGGAAAACCGCGCCATTATCAGCAAAATTATGCCTGAACTGGCAAGGGATATGTATGTTGGTCGCCTTTCACCTTTCTTCACACAAGCCCAGCAATCTATTTTTAAAGTTTTTCGTGAAAAGTCCGACTATCTGAACGTCGTTTATTTAACCCCTGGCCCTAATAACGAAACCTACTTTGAGCAGGCGTACCTGGCTTCTTATCTGGGCTATACACTGGTTCAGGGCGACGATCTGGTGGTGAAAAATGGATGCGTCTGGGTAAAGGCCATCGATGGACTTCAGCGAGTCGACATTATTATCCGACGAATTGATGATGAATGGTGCGACCCGCTCGAACTCCGAATCGACTCAAAATTGGGCGTTCCGGGCTTGCTCCAGGTGATTCGTAACGGCAATGTCATGGTAATTAACCCACCAGGCACCAGCGCGGTTGAGAATTCGGCCTTTAACGCATTTATGCCATCGTTATGCCGTTATTTTCTGGGCGAAGAACTAATCCTGCCATCGGTCGCTACCTGGTGGTGCGGTCAGCCTAAAGAACTTCAGAACACACTCGACCATCTGGACAGTCTGATTATCAAAAAAGCGAATCGTAAGCAGGTCTTCCGGTCGGTATATGGCAAAGAGCTTGCCAAAGAGCAGCTACACCAGCTCCGGGAACAGATTCTGCAAAACCCGACCGAATATGTGGCTCAGGAAGAAGTGAATTTTTCGACCACACCCACGTTTGTAGATGGGCAGATTGAGCCTCGTTACGCAGCCATTCGTGCTTTTCTGACGGCTACGCCCAATGGGTATCAGGTGATGGACGGTGGCCTTACCCGTAGTTCGGCGCTTAAAGGCAAATTCACGTTTTCAAACCAGTACGGTAGCGTTTCGAAAGACACCTGGATTATTTCAGATGAAGCCGAAGTGGTTCGGGAACGAGTCAAACTACCCGGCTTTGTTTACCACCAAACGCAGGCATCACTTCCAAGCCGTAGTGCCGAAAACCTATACTGGGCGGCTCGCTATAGCGAACGAAGTATGAATGCTACTACTTTTCTGATGTTTACGCTTAATGCTTTAAGTCTCCAGCGTAATTTCGGCAATCTAAATAAGACACAGCACATTGAAATACTGCTGAAAACGGTATCTAACCTTATCCAGATTCAGCCCTGTTTTTCGGAAGAGAACAAGGATGACTTCAAAAACCCGTTCCCCATCATTGCCGACAGTATTGCCAATAGCAATAAAAACGGTACGGTGACCTCATCGGTCAATTCATTTTTAAGAGCCATGATGGCCGTCCGCGAACGCTGGAACAACGTAACCTGGCGAACAATCGATGTTATTGAACACATCAACCAGAAACTTCAGCAAATACAGGCCAGTCACAACCCTAACGATATTCAGAATACCCTGAATAGTTTGCAGAGTAATCTGTTTACATTCTACGGAATCGTAAACGAATCGATTCCCCGGAACAATGGCTACTATTTATTCGAGACCGGAAAACTAATCGAGCGGATTCTATCAAAAATCACGATTCTGCAATCCATTTTCAGCAATAAGACCGAGCCGATTATCGAAAGCGAATTGCTGGAAGTGGTACTGATGAATCATTTTGCCTTATCGCACTACCGGTCGATTTATAAAACCAACTTCGAAAAAGAATATGTGCTGGATATGATTTTACTGGATCGGCAGATCCCCTCCTCGCTGGCCTACCTTCTTGATTCACTGGACTATAGCATTAGTCAATTACCCCAGGCTTCCGAACGACTGAGCAAATCCCGGAAGGCGATTCTGGAAGCGGTTACTCAAATTAAACTAATTGATGTATCCGACATTGCGACTGTTGAACCCAGTACACAGGCTTACGAAAAACTGAGTACTATTCTTTCGCAGGTATATGGACTGATTGCCGACGTTTCCAGCTATACTGCCAATCAATATTTCAATCACACAGCTACGCAGCATTCCATTACCGAAACCATTGTTGATATCGTAAATGAATTATAG
- a CDS encoding glycosyltransferase family 4 protein, which translates to MNILYLTFYFEPDLGPGATRNTSLVNELASQLAPSDSIHVLTTHPNRYSAYHPPAASHEEWYHGGATITIHRVNVLAHKSSFIGQLIAFYTYYRHVRQLTKDQQYDLVVASSSRLFTAFLGARISRQKNIALFLDIRDIFRETILEVLNRRRFNWPVTRLADRMLRPIEQYTFGYARHINLVSRGFTDYFKPFVQATYSYYTHGIDELFIKLPLSEKRTDCTVKTILYAGNIGEGQGLDVIIPQAAQQLGDGYRFVIIGDGSTRSKLEKAIRLNAIPNIEWRPPTSRANLIAAYQMADYLFVHLNDLEAFKRVIPSKLVEYGATDMPIIAGVSGYAAAFINKYIPNTIVFRPGDVAGFVRKLRETPYVTQPRHQFVRQFQRQTINAALARQIRQVLKTVRRTDLSGIHDKRSA; encoded by the coding sequence ATGAACATACTTTATCTGACATTTTATTTTGAACCTGATTTGGGGCCAGGTGCTACCCGTAATACTTCGTTGGTCAATGAACTGGCCAGCCAACTAGCCCCCAGCGATTCAATTCATGTACTTACAACCCATCCCAATCGGTATAGTGCGTATCATCCACCTGCAGCGAGTCATGAAGAATGGTATCATGGAGGAGCGACCATCACGATTCATAGGGTCAACGTTTTAGCACACAAAAGCAGCTTTATTGGACAGCTCATTGCGTTTTATACGTATTATCGACACGTTCGACAACTAACCAAAGATCAACAATACGATCTGGTAGTAGCCTCATCATCCCGATTATTTACTGCCTTTTTAGGGGCTCGTATCAGTCGGCAAAAGAATATTGCTTTGTTCTTAGATATTCGGGATATATTTCGGGAAACAATCCTGGAGGTACTCAATCGCCGGAGGTTCAATTGGCCTGTTACCCGGTTGGCCGATCGGATGCTGCGCCCGATTGAGCAGTACACATTCGGGTATGCCCGGCATATTAATCTGGTATCAAGAGGTTTTACCGACTACTTTAAACCATTCGTCCAGGCCACATACAGTTATTATACACATGGTATAGATGAACTGTTTATCAAGTTGCCACTTTCCGAAAAACGAACGGATTGTACTGTTAAAACTATTCTCTATGCAGGGAATATTGGCGAAGGGCAGGGGCTTGATGTGATTATTCCACAAGCGGCTCAGCAATTAGGCGACGGTTACCGTTTTGTAATTATCGGCGATGGAAGCACCCGATCGAAGCTGGAAAAAGCCATTCGCCTGAACGCAATCCCGAACATCGAATGGCGCCCGCCAACCAGTCGTGCCAATTTGATCGCTGCCTATCAAATGGCAGATTACCTTTTTGTGCATCTGAATGATCTGGAAGCGTTTAAGCGGGTAATACCGTCTAAATTAGTTGAGTACGGAGCTACCGATATGCCAATTATTGCTGGAGTGTCGGGCTATGCGGCTGCATTCATCAACAAATACATACCCAATACAATTGTGTTCAGACCAGGTGATGTAGCAGGGTTTGTGCGCAAATTGCGAGAGACGCCTTATGTTACCCAGCCAAGGCATCAATTTGTCCGTCAATTTCAACGGCAGACGATCAATGCGGCTTTGGCCCGTCAGATAAGGCAGGTGCTAAAAACAGTAAGGCGTACTGATCTGTCCGGCATACATGACAAGAGGTCGGCTTGA
- a CDS encoding DUF5606 family protein → MEALKQIANVAGYSGLYRILKPGRAGVIVESLDDKKAKTMMGPTARVSVLNDISIYVDDDSKEQSIPLSEVLLSIHEKYGNTLSVDPKGSPDELAEFMASVVPSYDRERVRQADIKKLISWYGILNQYAPELFEVTAEAEAATEEKSDESEAVETVPDASAAEKPAKQKKQKA, encoded by the coding sequence ATGGAAGCATTAAAACAGATTGCTAATGTGGCTGGCTACAGCGGCCTTTACCGAATTTTGAAACCGGGCCGAGCTGGCGTTATTGTTGAATCGCTGGACGATAAAAAGGCTAAAACCATGATGGGCCCCACGGCACGGGTGTCAGTCCTGAACGATATTTCTATTTATGTCGATGACGACAGCAAGGAGCAATCCATTCCACTGAGCGAAGTTCTGTTGTCTATCCATGAAAAATATGGTAATACACTATCGGTCGATCCGAAAGGTTCACCCGACGAACTGGCTGAGTTCATGGCTTCGGTCGTGCCGTCTTACGACCGCGAGCGTGTCCGTCAGGCCGATATTAAGAAGCTCATAAGTTGGTATGGCATATTGAACCAGTATGCCCCCGAATTATTTGAGGTAACGGCTGAAGCCGAGGCAGCAACGGAAGAAAAATCAGACGAATCAGAAGCTGTTGAAACGGTACCTGATGCATCTGCGGCCGAAAAACCTGCCAAGCAGAAAAAACAAAAAGCATAG